A stretch of Megalobrama amblycephala isolate DHTTF-2021 linkage group LG14, ASM1881202v1, whole genome shotgun sequence DNA encodes these proteins:
- the LOC125245624 gene encoding scavenger receptor cysteine-rich domain-containing group B protein-like — protein MPVIQTGASDPPVVPRETALHQSSVHPWVPQCGSRHPVEAGAEAWGVETSPRGGEAPMGELRRSPSGSVCVLRDDSLSTVVLYDKPSTSRAGCYGAAVAEATAVHISPNCAAPGSSGESLPRRGPSVISSPVLAGPSMVLGPDVLARRLSDGDSDQEGPFLSGEQVDPSPPPGVMEAVGLASEGAQLISSGLSTEVVETIHQSRALSTRKLPEVEIFHFMVLGFDAVNKLESFLSPVSQMGVRGCLYFCIISVEKLVLDVELIKQREMERCLTLILLTTVVKLITADGVNVRLVGGHSRCAGRVEVHHRGQWGTVCGDLWDLADAAVVCRELDCGEPVDALGDAHFGPGSGSVWMSFVMCNGSESTLKNCGSGGWGRSNCDHTEDAGVICSEVRLVGGSRCSGRLEILDNQTWVSVCAAAFDQQDAEVVCRELDCGAPVQVLGEDVFGKGDAQMWTQEIQCRGNESQIHLCPTSPSHENHCLHEHNISLLCTGNS, from the exons ATGCCCGTTATACAAACTGGcgcatcagatcctcctgtggtcccaaGGGAAACTGCTCTCCATCAGAGCAGTGTACATCCCTGGGTACCTCaatgtgggagcagacatcctgtcgaggcaggggcagAGGCCTGGGGAGTGGAGACTTCACCCAGAGGTGGTGAAGCTCCTATGGGAGAACTACGGCGAAGCCCAAGTGGATCTGTTTGCGTCTTGAGAGACGACTCactgtccactgtggttctcTATGACAAACCCAGCACCTCTCGGGCTGGATGCTATGGTGCAGCCGTGGCCGAGGCTACAGCTGTACACATTTCCCCCAATTGtgctgctcccgggagttctggagagagtTTGCCGAGACGGGGCCCATCTGTTATTAGTAGCCCCGTTCTGGCCGGCCCGAGTATGGTTCTCGGACCTGATGTCCTTGCTAGACGGCTCTCCGATGGAGATTCTGATCAGGAAGGACCTTTTCTCTCAGGCGAGCAGGTCGATCCTTCACCCCCGCCCGGAGTTATGGAAGCTGTGGGCTTGGCCTCTGAAGGGGCCCAGCTCATAAGCTCcggtctctcaactgaggttgttgagaccattCACCAATCCAGAGCTCTCTCCACGAGGAAACTCCCTGAAGTGGAGATTTTTCACTTCATG GTGTTGGGCTTTGATGCTGTAAATAAACTGGAGAGTTTCCTGTCTCCTGTAagtcaaat GGGTGTGAGAGGATGCCTGTACTTCTGTATCATCAGTGTGGAGAAGCTTGTACTGGATGTTGAATTAATCAagcagagagagatggagagatgcCTGACACTCATTTTACTGACTACAGTTGTAAAACTCATCACAGCTG aCGGTGTGAATGTGAGGTTGGTTGGTGGTCACAGTCGCTGTGCTGGTAGAGTGGAGGTTCATCATAGAGGTCAGTGGGGAACAGTGTGTGGTGATCTCTGGGATTtggctgatgctgcagtggtgtgtagagagctggactgtggagaaCCTGTAGATGCTCTGGGTGATGCTCATTTTGGACCAGGATCAGGATCAGTCTGGATGAGTTTTGTTATGTGTAATGGATCAGAGTCCACACTGAAGAACTGTGGGTCAGGAGGATGGGGTAGAAGCAACTGTGATCATactgaagatgctggagtcATCTGCTCAG AAGTCAGGCTGGTTGGAGGTTCTCGCTGCTCTGGGAGGTTAGAGATACTTGATAATCAGACGTGGGTTTcagtgtgtgctgctgcctttgaccagcaggatgcagaggttgtgtgtcgagagctggactgtggggctcctgtacaggtgctgggagaAGATGTTTTTGGCAAAGGAGACGCTCAGATGTggacacaagagattcagtgcagAGGAAATGAGTCTCAGATTCACCTCTGTCCAACATCACCATCACATGAAAACCACTGTTTACATGAACACAACATTAGTTTGCTGTGTACCGGTAACAGTTAA